The following are encoded in a window of Rosa chinensis cultivar Old Blush chromosome 4, RchiOBHm-V2, whole genome shotgun sequence genomic DNA:
- the LOC112197485 gene encoding uncharacterized protein LOC112197485 isoform X2, which translates to MMASLHTHHYHLHLRRSTPSKLHTHQAPIFSRRFPTGKQRALTRGQNNRKGGRDGTTDSFCWVCRAGLEIDKVSPDDEGSERPAFDINLAVILAGFAFEAYSSPPANVGRREIDAADCKTVYLSESFVREIYDGQLSVKLKKGVNLPAMDPWGTSDPYVIMQLDGQVNKSKIKWGTKEPTWNEDFNFNIKQPPTKNLQVAAWDANLVTPHKRMGNAGINLECLCDGNLHEILVELEGMGGGGKLLIEVRYETFEEIDEGKKWWMRVPIVSEFLRNKGFEPALKKFVGSDTVQARQFAEYAFGQLKSFNNNAYLWKNLISSNDESDRKGPGKPNNSAVVSGVPSQMDGIAEGSLDNADCNEVSNLDESNRDNGDVENGNASQPVKKLDDEMQSDKNFWKNFANEINQNVVEKFGLPVPGKLKWDGFDLLDRVGLQSQKIAEATYVESGLATPEVLDVDNDKTTAPLPISIMQSSFPDIKEATRELLKQTDSVLGILMVLTATVSQAKKEENIVGGSATKEEDDVVTEKLANSQGAEEMKALFLTAETAMEAWAMLATSLGHPSFIKSEFEKLCFLDNETTDTQVAIWRDSARKRLVIAFRGTEQARWKDLRTDLMLAPAGLNPERIGGDFKQEIQVHSGFLGAYDSVRIRIISLIKLAIGYIDDVAEPVHRWHVYVTGHSLGGALATLLALELASSQLAKKSKIVGEL; encoded by the exons ATGATGGCTTCTCTCCACACCCACCACTACCATCTTCATCTCCGCCGCTCTACCCCCTCCAAACTCCACACCCATCAAGCCCCCATATTCTCACGGCGTTTCCCGACCGGAAAACAAAGGGCACTTACTCGTGGACAGAACAACCGCAAGGGTGGTAGAGATGGAACAACTGACTCGTTCTGCTGGGTGTGCAGAGCTGGTTTGGAGATTGATAAGGTCTCGCCTGATGATGAAGGAAGTGAAAGGCCTGCTTTTGATATCAATTTGGCCGTCATTCTCGCCGGTTTCGCTTTCGAGGCCTATTCTAGCCCACCT GCTAATGTTGGAAGGCGTGAAATTGATGCTGCAGATTGTAAGACAGTGTACCTTTCAGA GTCATTTGTGCGTGAGATATACGATGGCCAACTATCCGTGAAATTGAAAAAAGGCGTCAATCTTCCTGCCATGGATCCATGG GGAACAAGTGATCCATATGTGATCATGCAATTAGATGGTCAAGTTAATAAAAGCAAGATTAAATGGGG GACAAAAGAACCAACTTGGAACGAGGACTTCAATTTTAATATCAAGCAGCCTCCAACCAAAAATCTTCAG GTTGCTGCTTGGGATGCAAACCTTGTAACTCCACATAAGCGCATGGGGAATGCAGGCATCAATCTAGAATGCCTTTGTGATG GGAATTTGCATGAAATACTGGTGGAATTGGAAGGAATGGGAGGTGGTGGGAAATTACTTATAGAG GTCAGATATGAAACTTTTGAAGAAATTGATGAGGGGAAAAAGTGGTGGATGAGGGTCCCCATTGTTTCTGAATTTCTCCGTAATAAGGGTTTTGAACCTGCTCTGAAAAAGTTTGTTGGCTCTGACACTGTGCAAGCACGTCAGTTTGCAGAATATGCTTTTGGGCAGTTAAAGTCATTCAATAATAATGCTTACCTTTGGAAGAATCTGATTTCAAGTAATGATGAAAGTGATAGGAAGGGCCCTGGGAAACCTAATAATTCTGCTGTTGTGTCAGGCGTGCCTTCCCAGATGGACGGTATCGCAGAGGGTTCTTTAGATAATGCAGACTGCAATGAAGTGAGCAATTTAGATGAGTCTAACAGAGATAATGGTGATGTGGAGAATGGAAATGCCTCTCAGCCAGTGAAAAAACTCGATGATGAAATGCAGTCAGATAAGAACTTTTGGAAGAACTTTGCTAATGAGATCAATCAAAATGTTGTAGAGAAATTTGGATTGCCAGTGCCAGGAAAATTAAAGTGGGATGGGTTTGATTTATTAGACAGAGTTGGTTTGCAGTCACAAAAGATAGCAGAAGCAACTTATGTTGAATCAGGGCTTGCAACTCCAGAAGTGTTAGATGTTGATAACGATAAAACAACAGCCCCACTTCCCATTAGCATTATGCAGTCTTCATTTCCAGATATAAAGGAAGCAACAAGGGAACTATTAAAGCAAACTGATTCTGTTTTAGGAATATTAATGGTTCTAACTGCAACAGTATCTCAagcaaagaaggaagaaaatatTGTAGGAGGGAGTGCAACTAAGGAAGAGGATGATGTCGTAACTGAGAAGCTTGCTAACTCACAGGGAGCCGAGGAGATGAAAGCACTGTTCTTAACTGCAGAAACTGCCATGGAGGCTTGGGCGATGCTCGCTACTTCTTTAGGACATCCAAGTTTTATAAAGTCTGAATTTGAGAAACTATGTTTCTTAGATAATGAGACAACAGACACACAG GTTGCAATTTGGCGTGATTCTGCACGGAAAAGATTAGTGATCGCTTTCAGGGGAACAGAGCAG GCAAGATGGAAGGACTTGCGAACGGATTTGATGCTAGCTCCTGCTGG GCTGAATCCAGAAAGGATTGGAGGAGACTTTAAGCAAGAAATTCAA GTTCATAGTGGCTTCTTAGGTGCATATGATTCTGTCAGAATAAGGATCATCTCTCTAATTAAATTAGCAATCGGTTATAT TGATGATGTTGCTGAGCCGGTGCACAGATGGCATGTTTATGTAACTGGTCATAGTCTTGGTGGTGCATTGGCTACTCTCCTAGCTCTCGAACTTGCATCAAGTCAATTAGCAAA AAAGTCAAAGATAGTTGGAGAGTTGTAA
- the LOC112197485 gene encoding uncharacterized protein LOC112197485 isoform X1, whose translation MMASLHTHHYHLHLRRSTPSKLHTHQAPIFSRRFPTGKQRALTRGQNNRKGGRDGTTDSFCWVCRAGLEIDKVSPDDEGSERPAFDINLAVILAGFAFEAYSSPPANVGRREIDAADCKTVYLSESFVREIYDGQLSVKLKKGVNLPAMDPWGTSDPYVIMQLDGQVNKSKIKWGTKEPTWNEDFNFNIKQPPTKNLQVAAWDANLVTPHKRMGNAGINLECLCDGNLHEILVELEGMGGGGKLLIEVRYETFEEIDEGKKWWMRVPIVSEFLRNKGFEPALKKFVGSDTVQARQFAEYAFGQLKSFNNNAYLWKNLISSNDESDRKGPGKPNNSAVVSGVPSQMDGIAEGSLDNADCNEVSNLDESNRDNGDVENGNASQPVKKLDDEMQSDKNFWKNFANEINQNVVEKFGLPVPGKLKWDGFDLLDRVGLQSQKIAEATYVESGLATPEVLDVDNDKTTAPLPISIMQSSFPDIKEATRELLKQTDSVLGILMVLTATVSQAKKEENIVGGSATKEEDDVVTEKLANSQGAEEMKALFLTAETAMEAWAMLATSLGHPSFIKSEFEKLCFLDNETTDTQVAIWRDSARKRLVIAFRGTEQARWKDLRTDLMLAPAGLNPERIGGDFKQEIQVHSGFLGAYDSVRIRIISLIKLAIGYIDDVAEPVHRWHVYVTGHSLGGALATLLALELASSQLAKHGVITISMYNFGSPRVGNKRFADVYNEKVKDSWRVVNHRDIIPTVPRLMGYCHVAQPVYLATGDLANALETMELSGDGYQADMIGESTPDVLVSEFMKGEKELIQKILQTEINIFRSIRDGTALMQHMEDFYYITLLENVRSNYQPVAKSLSDEQSNKTIS comes from the exons ATGATGGCTTCTCTCCACACCCACCACTACCATCTTCATCTCCGCCGCTCTACCCCCTCCAAACTCCACACCCATCAAGCCCCCATATTCTCACGGCGTTTCCCGACCGGAAAACAAAGGGCACTTACTCGTGGACAGAACAACCGCAAGGGTGGTAGAGATGGAACAACTGACTCGTTCTGCTGGGTGTGCAGAGCTGGTTTGGAGATTGATAAGGTCTCGCCTGATGATGAAGGAAGTGAAAGGCCTGCTTTTGATATCAATTTGGCCGTCATTCTCGCCGGTTTCGCTTTCGAGGCCTATTCTAGCCCACCT GCTAATGTTGGAAGGCGTGAAATTGATGCTGCAGATTGTAAGACAGTGTACCTTTCAGA GTCATTTGTGCGTGAGATATACGATGGCCAACTATCCGTGAAATTGAAAAAAGGCGTCAATCTTCCTGCCATGGATCCATGG GGAACAAGTGATCCATATGTGATCATGCAATTAGATGGTCAAGTTAATAAAAGCAAGATTAAATGGGG GACAAAAGAACCAACTTGGAACGAGGACTTCAATTTTAATATCAAGCAGCCTCCAACCAAAAATCTTCAG GTTGCTGCTTGGGATGCAAACCTTGTAACTCCACATAAGCGCATGGGGAATGCAGGCATCAATCTAGAATGCCTTTGTGATG GGAATTTGCATGAAATACTGGTGGAATTGGAAGGAATGGGAGGTGGTGGGAAATTACTTATAGAG GTCAGATATGAAACTTTTGAAGAAATTGATGAGGGGAAAAAGTGGTGGATGAGGGTCCCCATTGTTTCTGAATTTCTCCGTAATAAGGGTTTTGAACCTGCTCTGAAAAAGTTTGTTGGCTCTGACACTGTGCAAGCACGTCAGTTTGCAGAATATGCTTTTGGGCAGTTAAAGTCATTCAATAATAATGCTTACCTTTGGAAGAATCTGATTTCAAGTAATGATGAAAGTGATAGGAAGGGCCCTGGGAAACCTAATAATTCTGCTGTTGTGTCAGGCGTGCCTTCCCAGATGGACGGTATCGCAGAGGGTTCTTTAGATAATGCAGACTGCAATGAAGTGAGCAATTTAGATGAGTCTAACAGAGATAATGGTGATGTGGAGAATGGAAATGCCTCTCAGCCAGTGAAAAAACTCGATGATGAAATGCAGTCAGATAAGAACTTTTGGAAGAACTTTGCTAATGAGATCAATCAAAATGTTGTAGAGAAATTTGGATTGCCAGTGCCAGGAAAATTAAAGTGGGATGGGTTTGATTTATTAGACAGAGTTGGTTTGCAGTCACAAAAGATAGCAGAAGCAACTTATGTTGAATCAGGGCTTGCAACTCCAGAAGTGTTAGATGTTGATAACGATAAAACAACAGCCCCACTTCCCATTAGCATTATGCAGTCTTCATTTCCAGATATAAAGGAAGCAACAAGGGAACTATTAAAGCAAACTGATTCTGTTTTAGGAATATTAATGGTTCTAACTGCAACAGTATCTCAagcaaagaaggaagaaaatatTGTAGGAGGGAGTGCAACTAAGGAAGAGGATGATGTCGTAACTGAGAAGCTTGCTAACTCACAGGGAGCCGAGGAGATGAAAGCACTGTTCTTAACTGCAGAAACTGCCATGGAGGCTTGGGCGATGCTCGCTACTTCTTTAGGACATCCAAGTTTTATAAAGTCTGAATTTGAGAAACTATGTTTCTTAGATAATGAGACAACAGACACACAG GTTGCAATTTGGCGTGATTCTGCACGGAAAAGATTAGTGATCGCTTTCAGGGGAACAGAGCAG GCAAGATGGAAGGACTTGCGAACGGATTTGATGCTAGCTCCTGCTGG GCTGAATCCAGAAAGGATTGGAGGAGACTTTAAGCAAGAAATTCAA GTTCATAGTGGCTTCTTAGGTGCATATGATTCTGTCAGAATAAGGATCATCTCTCTAATTAAATTAGCAATCGGTTATAT TGATGATGTTGCTGAGCCGGTGCACAGATGGCATGTTTATGTAACTGGTCATAGTCTTGGTGGTGCATTGGCTACTCTCCTAGCTCTCGAACTTGCATCAAGTCAATTAGCAAA GCATGGAGTGATCACTATAAGCATGTATAATTTCGGATCTCCTAGGGTTGGGAACAAAAGATTTGCTGATGTTTATAATGAG AAAGTCAAAGATAGTTGGAGAGTTGTAAATCACAGAGACATTATACCAACTGTGCCCCGCTTGATGGGTTACTGCCATGTAGCTCAACCTGTTTATCTAGCAACAGGAGACCTAGCGAATGCCTTG GAAACTATGGAGCTCTCTGGAGATGGTTACCAAGCTGATATGATCGGGGAGTCCACACCGGATGTTCTCGTCAGTGAATTC ATGAAGGGTGAGAAGGAACTTATACAGAAAATTTTACAGACTGAAATAAATATATTCCGTTCAATCAGAGATGGAACTGCACTTATGCAACATATGGAAGATTTTTACTACATCACGTTGCTTGAG AATGTGAGATCAAATTACCAACCTGTTGCCAAGTCGTTATCCGACGAACAATCCAACAAAACAATCAGCTGA
- the LOC112197485 gene encoding uncharacterized protein LOC112197485 isoform X3, whose protein sequence is MQLDGQVNKSKIKWGTKEPTWNEDFNFNIKQPPTKNLQVAAWDANLVTPHKRMGNAGINLECLCDGNLHEILVELEGMGGGGKLLIEVRYETFEEIDEGKKWWMRVPIVSEFLRNKGFEPALKKFVGSDTVQARQFAEYAFGQLKSFNNNAYLWKNLISSNDESDRKGPGKPNNSAVVSGVPSQMDGIAEGSLDNADCNEVSNLDESNRDNGDVENGNASQPVKKLDDEMQSDKNFWKNFANEINQNVVEKFGLPVPGKLKWDGFDLLDRVGLQSQKIAEATYVESGLATPEVLDVDNDKTTAPLPISIMQSSFPDIKEATRELLKQTDSVLGILMVLTATVSQAKKEENIVGGSATKEEDDVVTEKLANSQGAEEMKALFLTAETAMEAWAMLATSLGHPSFIKSEFEKLCFLDNETTDTQVAIWRDSARKRLVIAFRGTEQARWKDLRTDLMLAPAGLNPERIGGDFKQEIQVHSGFLGAYDSVRIRIISLIKLAIGYIDDVAEPVHRWHVYVTGHSLGGALATLLALELASSQLAKHGVITISMYNFGSPRVGNKRFADVYNEKVKDSWRVVNHRDIIPTVPRLMGYCHVAQPVYLATGDLANALETMELSGDGYQADMIGESTPDVLVSEFMKGEKELIQKILQTEINIFRSIRDGTALMQHMEDFYYITLLENVRSNYQPVAKSLSDEQSNKTIS, encoded by the exons ATGCAATTAGATGGTCAAGTTAATAAAAGCAAGATTAAATGGGG GACAAAAGAACCAACTTGGAACGAGGACTTCAATTTTAATATCAAGCAGCCTCCAACCAAAAATCTTCAG GTTGCTGCTTGGGATGCAAACCTTGTAACTCCACATAAGCGCATGGGGAATGCAGGCATCAATCTAGAATGCCTTTGTGATG GGAATTTGCATGAAATACTGGTGGAATTGGAAGGAATGGGAGGTGGTGGGAAATTACTTATAGAG GTCAGATATGAAACTTTTGAAGAAATTGATGAGGGGAAAAAGTGGTGGATGAGGGTCCCCATTGTTTCTGAATTTCTCCGTAATAAGGGTTTTGAACCTGCTCTGAAAAAGTTTGTTGGCTCTGACACTGTGCAAGCACGTCAGTTTGCAGAATATGCTTTTGGGCAGTTAAAGTCATTCAATAATAATGCTTACCTTTGGAAGAATCTGATTTCAAGTAATGATGAAAGTGATAGGAAGGGCCCTGGGAAACCTAATAATTCTGCTGTTGTGTCAGGCGTGCCTTCCCAGATGGACGGTATCGCAGAGGGTTCTTTAGATAATGCAGACTGCAATGAAGTGAGCAATTTAGATGAGTCTAACAGAGATAATGGTGATGTGGAGAATGGAAATGCCTCTCAGCCAGTGAAAAAACTCGATGATGAAATGCAGTCAGATAAGAACTTTTGGAAGAACTTTGCTAATGAGATCAATCAAAATGTTGTAGAGAAATTTGGATTGCCAGTGCCAGGAAAATTAAAGTGGGATGGGTTTGATTTATTAGACAGAGTTGGTTTGCAGTCACAAAAGATAGCAGAAGCAACTTATGTTGAATCAGGGCTTGCAACTCCAGAAGTGTTAGATGTTGATAACGATAAAACAACAGCCCCACTTCCCATTAGCATTATGCAGTCTTCATTTCCAGATATAAAGGAAGCAACAAGGGAACTATTAAAGCAAACTGATTCTGTTTTAGGAATATTAATGGTTCTAACTGCAACAGTATCTCAagcaaagaaggaagaaaatatTGTAGGAGGGAGTGCAACTAAGGAAGAGGATGATGTCGTAACTGAGAAGCTTGCTAACTCACAGGGAGCCGAGGAGATGAAAGCACTGTTCTTAACTGCAGAAACTGCCATGGAGGCTTGGGCGATGCTCGCTACTTCTTTAGGACATCCAAGTTTTATAAAGTCTGAATTTGAGAAACTATGTTTCTTAGATAATGAGACAACAGACACACAG GTTGCAATTTGGCGTGATTCTGCACGGAAAAGATTAGTGATCGCTTTCAGGGGAACAGAGCAG GCAAGATGGAAGGACTTGCGAACGGATTTGATGCTAGCTCCTGCTGG GCTGAATCCAGAAAGGATTGGAGGAGACTTTAAGCAAGAAATTCAA GTTCATAGTGGCTTCTTAGGTGCATATGATTCTGTCAGAATAAGGATCATCTCTCTAATTAAATTAGCAATCGGTTATAT TGATGATGTTGCTGAGCCGGTGCACAGATGGCATGTTTATGTAACTGGTCATAGTCTTGGTGGTGCATTGGCTACTCTCCTAGCTCTCGAACTTGCATCAAGTCAATTAGCAAA GCATGGAGTGATCACTATAAGCATGTATAATTTCGGATCTCCTAGGGTTGGGAACAAAAGATTTGCTGATGTTTATAATGAG AAAGTCAAAGATAGTTGGAGAGTTGTAAATCACAGAGACATTATACCAACTGTGCCCCGCTTGATGGGTTACTGCCATGTAGCTCAACCTGTTTATCTAGCAACAGGAGACCTAGCGAATGCCTTG GAAACTATGGAGCTCTCTGGAGATGGTTACCAAGCTGATATGATCGGGGAGTCCACACCGGATGTTCTCGTCAGTGAATTC ATGAAGGGTGAGAAGGAACTTATACAGAAAATTTTACAGACTGAAATAAATATATTCCGTTCAATCAGAGATGGAACTGCACTTATGCAACATATGGAAGATTTTTACTACATCACGTTGCTTGAG AATGTGAGATCAAATTACCAACCTGTTGCCAAGTCGTTATCCGACGAACAATCCAACAAAACAATCAGCTGA
- the LOC112197486 gene encoding uncharacterized protein LOC112197486, giving the protein MGGTESKNKKRSSSREKDCGRGVVLRSKVRQIQEEMSEMVCERKKESAAYERDMMVFAFKEAEWKQEKKKMREEVKMLRNMVEQKEERIRVIEGSKKSSGHENAEDWEVVLGSSCAANLLVEQMKEERARRDETVEKWKQLYLAIKMELDDLIQRTHCGTGLYWRAEEEDIIVEELKRQLKAKEEIITGLNSKIVAMEKEQYKMEREIDILRQSLRIMSSKKTVVQVAKNVSKDSQLVKKHARKL; this is encoded by the exons ATGGGTGGAACTGAAAGCAAGAATAAGAAGAGGAGTAGTTCAAGAGAGAAAGATTGTGGAAGAGGGGTAGTATTGAGAAGCAAGGTTAGGCAAATCCAAGAGGAAATGAGTGAGATGGTGtgtgagagaaagaaagagagtgcAGCATATGAGAGGGACATGATGGTGTTTGCGTTCAAGGAGGCTGAATGGaagcaagagaagaagaagatgagggagGAGGTGAAGATGCTGAGGAACATGGTGGAACAAAAAGAGGAGAGGATTAGGGTAATTGAAGGTAGTAAGAAGAGTAGTGGTCATGAGAATGCTGAAGACTGGGAAGTGGTGTTGGGGAGTAGTTGTGCTGCTAATTTGTTGGTTGAGCAAATGAAGGAGGAGAGAGCAAGGAGAGATGAGACTGTGGAGAAGTGGAAGCAGCTTTATCTGGCTATCAAGATGGAGCTTGATGATCTCATCCAGAGGACTCATTGTG GAACTGGACTGTATTGGAgggcagaagaagaagacattaTTGTGGAAGAGCTAAAGAGACAACTGAAAGCCAAAGAAGAGATCATTACAGGCCTAAACTCTAAGATAGTTGCAATGGAGAAAGAGCAATACAAGATGGAGCGAGAGATTGACATATTGAGGCAGAGCTTGAGAATCATGAGCTCCAAGAAGACAGTAGTGCAGGTCGCCAAGAATGTCTCCAAGGATTCACAGCTCGTGAAAAAGCACGCTAGGAAATTGTAA